In Fusarium verticillioides 7600 chromosome 4, whole genome shotgun sequence, the following proteins share a genomic window:
- a CDS encoding hypothetical protein (At least one base has a quality score < 10), whose product MTAVPTVEPRGLGLAQLITSIIFGILTTVVVFLRTFIRVKNRVFGADDMLMVIGYILFMILVGVSSQGAYYGAGQRDAVLPEGIYPRGRFYVWLFQIFYCASLVFIKASICDALLRIAVIPWHRVVAWMTLAMAVICAMIVFIGLFVLCKPLSATWNGDGKCSPPSVLAILACFVSASSILTDIICAALPALMLYKAQMKFATKVSISMVLGLGALASVATIIRMPFVLFYFHPNPDYLYRHCHVALWSTIEAGIGIIAGSLPALRKFVKRWITFDSSARQYSPPKLYGGGSRGLGITSHIATANRVKGYNISRDVGNDGKDHWDGLDDGSSRKRIMVTVDVEMHTLQNNAESIGSARSRVSDETYARPA is encoded by the exons ATGACTGCTGTACCGACGGTTGAGCCTCGCGGGCTCGGTTTGGCTCAACTCATTACCTCTATCATCTTTGGTATTCTTACTACCGTTGTTGTATTTCTGCGGACGTTTATCCGCGTCAAGAACCGTGTTTTTGGAGCTGATGATATGTTGATGGTTATTGGATAT ATTTTGTTTATGATACTTGTCGGCGTAAGCTCTCAAGGTGCCTACTATGGAGCAGGTCAACGAGACGCCGTCCTTCCCGAGGGTATTTACCCTCGTGGAAGGTTT TATGTCTGGCTCTTCCAAATATTCTACTGCGCATCCCTCGTCTTCATAAAAGCCTCTATTTGCGACGCCCTACTAAGAATCGCAGTCATACCATGGCATAGAGTTGTTGCATGGATGACCCTTGCCATGGCTGTCATTTGCGCCATGATTGTCTTCATCGGTCTCTTCGTGCTTTGCAAGCCATTGTCAGCGACTTGGAATGGTGACGGAAAATGCTCACCACCTTCGGTTTTGGCCATTCTGGCTTGTTTTGTCTCGGCCTCATCGATATTGACTGACATTATCTGTGCAGCACTACCAGCGTTGATGTTGTACAAAGCGCAGATGAAATTTGCGACAAAGGTTTCCATCAGTATGgtgcttgggcttggtgCTCT TGCTTCGGTTGCTACAATTATCCGAATGCCATTTGTCCTGTTTTACTTCCACCCTAATCCGGACTATCTTT ATCGGCATTGCCACGTCGCTCTGTGGAGTACCATCGAAGCAGGAATCGGTATCATAGCTGGTTCTCTCCCTGCTTTGAGAAAGTTTGTCAAACGCTGGATTACATTTGACAGCTCAGCTCGCCAATATTCGCCCCCGAAGCTATACGGAGGGGGATCACGTGGGTTGGGGATCACCAGTCATATCGCTACCGCAAACCGTGTGAAAGGATACAACATATCACGAGACGTGGGGAATGACGGCAAGGATCACTgggatggccttgatgatggctcaTCTAGGAAAAGAATTATGGTTACCGTAGACGTGGAGATGCACACATTGCAGAACAATGCGGAATCGATAGGATCGGCCCGATCTCGTGTCTCGGATGAGACATATGCGAGACCAGCTTAG